CCCTGATGACGCCAAACAACATCACAATGATCCCCAACTCCCTGATGGGCCTGCCCAACATGCACCCCTACAGCACCTTCCCAGCCGGGTACAACTCCACCGTCCTGCCCCACTCCCACTCCACCACCCGGGTCTAGACCTAGCCTGGGACAGATGATATACAGACCACAGTCGACAGAGATTGTAGAGGTGAGCTGAGGGGCGAGCTGTGCTGTACATTAATTAATACAAACAGTAGTTGGGTTGGGATTAGTTAATGTTCATACTGCAAGAGCCATGCAAAGCTTTTCCTGGTCAAATGGTGCAGAATCGCCGCCAATATACtactgcctcctctcctcataGAGGGAGGTCTATAAGCAGTGTCATTTTTTTAATCATCAATTTCAAGACTTGTGAGCTGGTTAAAATGAGAAGTGCTTTTTATTTCCCATTGTCTTTTGATGGTAACATTTTTGGGCACTTTCTCTTGTACGACCTCAACATAATGTTTGTACAGTTGGATTTATATGGGAAGCTTTTTTCTTCCTATGATATCTGTTTTGATCTTCTGTGTGGAACAAGTGTCATCTGGACTCATCACTGACTGAAATAACATTTGTAAAAAGCAGAAAATCGGTGTTATTAAGCAATTTTATACATATTCCTCATGTTAAACTCAGCTTAAAAGGGTATTTTTTACTGACTAAAGAATTGCAGAAATACTATGTTACTGTGACTGTGATCATTTGAACCTTTACGACAACATTGATTACAATTTAACCAATAATATTTCTATTTGAATATGAACAATATATCAcccctatatacagtatgtgcgtgcgtgtgcccgCGTGTGTTTACACTCTGAAGTGTAATGTAAAGCTATAAATTGTTAAGAAATTTGTTTGACATTTTGTTTGAAGTATTGGCTTTCATCATATTTAGTGTTGTACTCCGATCTATGCTCGTCTGTCTAAGTGTCTTTGTTCATTTTCAGTTAACTGTGTCTTATTTTGCTGAACACGTTGTGGGAATACAACTTCTGCTTCATTATAAAAAGACAATAGCTTAAGATGGCACATACTCTAACCAACTGATGTGATTCCATTGGCTTGGCTTGTTTGTACACAATAAACTTAGACCagcactttttttttaaattgtttgtttgtttatatgAATATGAAGGTATTAACATAGTTTATACAAACAATGCGCTTCATCCCATTTACAGGAAACACAGATTTTGGAGCATAAAATGTTTTCAAGCATTACTATAAGAGGCTCTTTTGAATGTAATGGGCTTCACAGTGTTATTCTGGGAGAATACACATCCCTCTTAGAATTACTATCACCTGGCTTTCCTGGATACAATCGTAGATTAATATCAATGGGCTTATTTTTAAAGATTTGTTTGGAACGGAGTGGTCGTCTTGTCAAAATAATACATCATCTTTATAATGAGTCAGATGTGGCTAGATGGCCAATCTTATTAAATTGTATTCCATACAGTATCAACAGGATTCTTCAACCGCAAACAAAGAAAAACATTCATCTTAGATTTTGGGCATCGGCAGGGCAATAGTTCATTTTAACTGGGCCCAGTGGAGATCAGATGTTATTATGATACATTTGTAGCCGTATGATGGTCATGGGCTGTAAAGGAGGAAGGCCAAGGAAGATAAGAGGGTACAGGCACACTCCAAAAAGACAGTGTGTTGTTTGCTCCTGCTGCACACTGGGAACATTGTAAGGCTTTGACATCAACTGGGTCAGTGATGAAGGGAGAGCAGCTGGACCCAGCCCTCAATGTCCCCTTGTTAGTCTACTTCCTCAATGTCAGTCCAGTGGCATTTACATGGTCTGCTTTTTGTTTTGCTCCTTTGTCTGTATATTCTCCATATCTCTATGTTTTCTGAAGAGTCAAACGCACCCACCAGCCAGCGTCTGCTTAACTGACCATATGGCGATCTTTACGTGCCTCAGACAGGCAGTACAGATACTATGCAGACCATGAATAGCCTGGCCAATGAGAGAGAATGAACTGGCCATGCAGTGGCCCACAAACTGAATACATTTCCAACAGGCATCCAGCACACATGATGATCACGCttacagtggggtctgaaattattgacacccttgataaagatgagcaataatgactgtataaaataattcaaatagtgagctatattgtatgctcaaaaaCATTGGGAAATGATatattatactaatacaattgttcAAAGAGTCTTTGTGTTTTGTGTGAACTTGGTATGCATGAGAGTGATTGAAATGCAAGTGTAAACTCATTAGGGCCTTTGAACCCTGCACTGTCCCTAATGTTGAACCCAGGGCTGTATTAGTGACGGTCGATGGCTGAAAAGGGACTTTGTGTCTTTAAGATCTGGCTCTGTGAGCTGGTGGTCTGTCTATTGTTGGTTAGACAAAAGCGCAAGTCAGATTCATATAGGAGTGGAGGGGAATAACTTCTCATATCCTCATATCACAGTCACAAAGCCGCCAAGCCAAACCTCAATAACCCCATACTTCTCTCTGAACATGGGTAAGTGGTCATCTAATGAGTCTTTCATATTTTCTATTCATATCTTAAAAGTTGGTCTGTGGAATATGATTAATCTACTTTTGAAATATAATTTATCTGAGAAGTTTGTTCCTTCACTGGAGAATAATATGAAGCTGTCATTAATATTGTGATAATTACTGGTTTTATTGCAAGTTGATTGTATTATATGATTGTCTGATAATATTATGATGTCCACTTGTGGGTACCTCATGGGTTATTCATATTATAACACAACATTGGAAGCGTAGGCAGGATTGATAGAATGTGATTCCAGGTAAAACATAGATAAAGGAATACATATGTAGTATTGTAGACTAAACAGTCAGTTTTGAACGTTTTGATCAGCCAAGCTTATTGATACTCGTTACTCATTTTAATTGACATTTCTTGAACATAAAACATGTTATTCAAATACATGCAATATAACCATATATCAATTATGTTCAAATGTTAATCAAACCACCTCTCTCACACAGCTTATATCTGTGAAATGTTTTTTGAAAGGTGGCTTGAACTAATTAGGGTTCAGATAGACAGACGACCAGTGTAGGCAGCACAGAGGTCATGCAAGGTCGATCGTGTCAAAGGCTTTCACACTCCCACACTGTGCAGGGCATAATTAGCAAATTTGCATGAAATCCTTTGTTACACGCCTTCCATCTGACTCTGGAGCCAAGTTTAAGCCAGCTATTCTTCCATCACTACTATTCCTTCAAACAAAATACTTTCTCTACACTAAAGTTAATTCAGATTTAATATGCAGTAAAGACTTGGCTTGGTATGATCCTTCAATGCATTCTGGTAATGTCTGTGCTGTGATTTTATTCATGGGTTATCATGGCACATTTGTCATTCTAACTGGTGTTTCAGAGCACAGCTGAAGAGGGGGTGTCTGTGGCCTATATCGTTTCCAGAGACTCAAACAACCTCCAAGCAGTTGCTGTTTTTATTTAAATGACAGTTTGTTAAATTTATATCCTCTGTTCATTCCTACCCACTAAAATCACACAAACCTTAAGATTACAGGAACGTTTAGTCTGCGTGGAACATTTGCCGCAGGTCAATCATTTATTATGTATGATCATGACACTGTTTGCCCTTCCCGAATGGGGTTTATAGATCATACAACTTTAATGAGCAACATGGTTGTTGTTGTGAAGATATTTCAGTTCCCACTCCCATTTATTGTGCTTCCTCCCACCCTTGAACACTTGAACTACGGTCCCCACCCCCTGCTGACATAGAAACTCATTCAGTGCCATGGTACCAGTCCCAGCCAGCTGTAGCCGTAGGCTGGCCTGGGCGCATAGTACTGACATTGCCAGTGATACTGTGAGAATCCTGGTGGTGGAGAAACCCCTGGCCCCCGCCCCACCCACCCAGATGCTCATGGCTTGTTTATTAgattgttggtgtgtgtgtggtggtgctaGTGTGGTCTTTGTTTGTTTGACATCACTGGCCTTTGTTCTCCTCCACTCCTAGCTAAGACAAAGGGCATTGTGTCTCCCGCCACACAGACAGGCTCTCTCTCAAGGCCCCTGGAACCCATCCTTCAGtgccctctcctttctctcctctctctcccctccctcctgtcctggtGACGCCTGTGGTGGATGGTGGTtggtggagaaagagggatgaaCTCTGGAGAGTAGAGGGGCTGAGCTGTGAGGTGTTGGCTGGAGCTGAGGAGCTTTTACACACGGATGAAACCATTGCAGACAGAGCCGTTTTTTGGTTAAAATATCCTGCAGCTGAGCCTTTAGCATCACTGATTCATAAACTCTTTGCTTGTTGTTGAGGAGCACAAGATCGAAAGGAACAGATGTTTCCGGTCAGACAGCCTTGGCTTTGCAAAGCCCTAGGTGCATCTCTTTCTCTGATTCCTATATCAATACAGCCATTAACAGTCTGGATGTTTGTTATCTGCTTCCCCAGCACAGCTTACATTGGAGGAAGTGTATGAGAATGCTGTGAAGTCAGTGGCGGCTGGTTTTGTATAGACACTTTAACATTGTTTGATTGGATACACTGCACTTGGTTTCGCTGTTGTTTTTCGCTGTAATTGTTATGTTGCTTTCATGCCTGTTGATGGAAGTTGATAGTGGGTGTTGTTGGAATTTTGGCAGAAGCAGTTGAGTCTTTCTGTAACAGCTCCCCAAGCAGGGTGACTGAGAGATGTCTGGACTGTGTTGTAGATgtgctgtgtgttggtgtgtgccgCCAGTGTGTTGATGTATTATGCCCCCTCACCAGGTTGTTATGATTGCTGTATCCGATGCCTGGGGGCAGTGCCCTACCCCTCCCTGGTTTCCACTCTGCTCTGCTTCACCGGCATGGCGCTGTTCTGTGGCTGCGGGCACGAGGCACTGGCAAACACCGAGGTGCTTGTCGAGACTTACTTCGCTCGTAACATACAAGACTATGTTATCCTGGCCTCGTTGTGAGTGATTCTTTAAAACTTTTCTGTTTAAGTGCAATAACCTCATTTAATTGTTTGTATTTATAGATAAGTTGTGCAAATCAAGCAACAGAAATGCAAAGGCTcttgcagcagtagtagtagtattggtaacCCTTCCTTAAGATAGGTTAAGAGAAAACACCTCTCAACAGCACCTTTTGTCACCATGGAATCTCTGACCTTTCCTTATTATGACCTGTCCTTGTCTCCCAGTATCAAGTACTTCCAGTACGTGATCTATGGCCTGGCCTCTTTCTTCTTCCTCTACTGCATCCTGCTGCTTGCCGAGGGATTCTACACCACCAGCGCTGTCAAGCAGACCTTCGGAGAGTTCCGGAGCACCAGATGTGGCCGCTGCCTTAGTCtgacggtgaggagggaggaagggaggagagagagggaatgacatCACCTCCTTCTTAGATTGCTAAAAGAATATTGGCACTATAGCCTACTCTAGCTTGTAATCTACCCACTGGTTGAGAATTAATCCATAAACAATTTATAGATAATTATCCATAAGTTAATTATCCATGAATCCCTGTTGTATTGCTTCAGGGATATTAGGCTCCTGTTAGAGTATTTACCCTCAAAAGTGTTGTATGACTGCAGTAATGAAGCCTTATAGGACATGTTGTGTCACATCCTGTATCCCCCCTGGAGTTTGACCAATAACTTCCTGTGACCGGCTCTGCTTGCTGCCCCACAGTTCATCATTGTGACATACGTCCTGGCAGTGATCTGGCTGGCGGTGTTTGCCTTCACAGCCATACCCGTCTTCTTCTTCTTTAATATGGCACAGACCTGCCACAACATCAACATCCTGGCTGAGACGACACCCAGCATCAGCCAGCACAGCTGGGTCTGCATGGATGCTCGACAGTATGGTACGTTTAGCTTATGATTGAGCTAGCCGGGCCACCGTATGttagtatttattttatttattttttacatttaaaatgtaCCGTTTTTAATTTCACATTAATGAGACAAGCTTCTCATTAGGTCTGCTGCCTTGGAATGCAATGCCAGGGAAAGCTTGTGGAATGACTTTGGCATCCATTTGCAAAACAAAAGAGGTGAGTTACTGTTTGCGTTGTCTTAAAACTACTTTGAAAGAATTAGTGTGTTTCTGGGTTATGTAACCTTTCATAAACCCACAAAACGCACAGCTAAATTATTATTCTGAATAGCAAATCAATGTACAATGCATTACTATTTAAGAAACCTTTTATTCTCTCTGCAGTTCTTTGTCACCTATGACCTATACATCGCTGCCTTTGCTGGTGCAGGGATTGCTCTCTTGGCTCTGGTGAGTAAGAATGTCCACCCAGACTTATGAGTCTATGGGGTTTGTCACCGTCTTTGTTTAGGTTCAGTGTATGACTTAATTTTGCAGCACCAACTGGGTTAGTTTTAGGCATACCACCAGAGAGGTATGGGGGTTCATTTTAAGGTTCTTTGGCAGAGAAAAATACAATTCAGAGAAATAGAACAATCTTATCATACTGTCCATCAGCACAGTAAATATTTATTGATTTTAAACAATGATTAAGGTGATAAGACCAGCTAGGTCGTAATAGAAAAGTGAACCAATCCCTAGAGAACTGACTTAGAGTAttctataggcctactgtaggggCACCTAAGCGAGTGATAAATGTGTGCACACAAAAAAAGAGATCATCTTGTGATGCCCTATAGGCTATTGAATAATTGACATGTCGTCTGAATGCAGCTGCACTTTTGTGaaaacctttttttaaatgttttaaaactCTTCTCTTTTGtcccgctctccttctctctctccatctttctctctctgtagtttCTGTATGTGGTAGCTACCACCTATAACTATGCAGTGCTGCGGTTCCTGGGCAGAAAAGGGCTGCGCTGTTAAAAATGGTGCCCTGTCACGTCTTCATCCGCCCATAGACTGGGCCTGAGGAGAGCCGTTACACATCACTACACCACTGAACATTCATCCATCCCCTCAGACACGCCTGCAGCCTGATTCCCCTACCTACTGCTGGCTGCTTCCCTGGAGGGCTCTGCTAACTGACACATGGTTCATCTTGACCATCTGATTTATCACTTCAACAACAGCATAAGAGATGAATAGAACTCCTGGGCATCATAACTTCAAGCCCCTCCCCCTGGGCATCATAACTTCAAGCCCCTCCCCCTGGTCATCATAACTTCAAGCCCCTCCCCCTGGTCATCATAACTTCGAGCCCCTCCCCCTGGTCATCATAACTTCGAGCCCCTCCCATCCTCCTGCTCACCAGTCTTATCCCCTCATTTCTCAGTCCAGGAAGATGACTCTCTGATGTCTGTTGCTCATTTTCTTTTACATTGGATGTAGCGTCTCTGGTTTTGGTTTGCAATTATACTTTTTTTGCTTTTATAAAGTGTCCCTGACATGACTGTCAGATTGTGTTATGTGGACTCCATTCAGCCCTCTAAATCTGAGTGACTGAAAGAGATGACTGCTCTCCATGCTTATCAGAACTAAGAATTACACCCCACTCCCCTCGCTTACTGATATCTATATAGATAGTGAACATGATCTGCTTTTGCATGATCTGCTTTTGCTTTAGATTGTGTATGTAAATGAGCTGTCCGTTACTGTAACCAAAGCAAACAGCTGAATGTGCCAAAGTGCTGTACATTCAAGTGAAATGTGAGAGTCTCTCTTGTCTAAGTGTGTCAAAGGACTTATGGCATCTTTTTTTGCACTCACTCCTGATGTATAAGTATGTATTGTTTGTCCTTTTAAATGATTACCGTGTGGAGGGTGAAAGGAAACCCAATTCTGTGGAGGTGCTAAAGTTCTAAGATAACTCGTTTTCATTCTCCACATGTATTAATGCTCTCTGCTTTTAAACCACAGGGTTGCTGTGTTGATTTTGAATTGAGCAATTAAACTTAATCAAAGCCATTTTAAACCCAAGGTATTAAAATATTGTGCTTCATTTCATTGTCATTGTAAAACAAAACTTCCAGTGAGGTTGTCCATTTGGGTAATATAACGCACAGCAATACATGGGGTCAAATGTTGTTCATATTTTATTCACAGTTCAAATATGTTGACATAAATGATGGAAAGTGTCAAACTATTTACATATGTTTTTTTATTACAGATATACAATGAGTATTcaaaacatcaggaacaccttcctaatattaagttgccctcagaacagcctcatttcGTTGGGGCATGAACTACAAGGTGTcaagttgactccaatgcttcccacagttgtgtcaagttgcctgGATTTCCTCTGGGTGGtgtaccattcttgatacacatgggaaattattgagcgtgaaaaactcaACAGCATTGCAGtttttgacacactcaaaccggtgtgcctggcacttaccatacctcgttcaaaggcacttcaatcttttgtcgcGATACGAAACCTTCAGCCCCGCCCCTTGGCCGGCAGCGGGGTTGCTAGAGGTGGTTAGCGTCCCGTTCCATGGATTGGACAGGGCACTATAGGCACTTCAGGTTATCTCGGTATAACCAGGACCGCTCGCGtagccctgcctctctttctatatcgaAGCGTTGTCCGCGTAGAGAGGTCTTTTGCCTTGTCACTCAACGGTCTAGCTCTAGCTGGGATGTGTGAAccccacctttatcctctagACTCTTTGTTTCACCACTAATTGGTCCTTGAGTTATTATTAAGCACTAGTCCTACCAGTCTCTATATCATTTCCCTGTGGTTGAGTGTTTCTCCTCTGTGATGTATCTAGTTTAAAGTGTGAAGACCTTTAGTCAACTTAGTCTCACTACTCTGCCCGTCGGCTATGTATCGCTTGGAAAATAAAACTTAGATCGATAAGACAATTAAATGAATCACTACTGGACACACCTTCCTCCTTGTCTTTTAATGGTAACTCATTCTGTCATCGAACACTGATCTCCATTTCCAGTGTCCCGGTAGCGGGGAATGTCAGAGTTGTTATCTCCCGTGCCGTTAACTGTCTTTGAGAGAACCGTTTACTCGAGACAAAATAAGACTACCGTTTATTTTTGAAAACACTGTTTTTTGTCTTTTACAATCAAACACACTCCAAAATACACAATTGTTACTCGGTCACACACAGCGTTAATCAAAAACATGCAATTGCCTTAATGCTCTAtaaaatgcctggtacaatgataACACTTATCTCTATATTAAATTCTTATAATAGTTATTTAATTACCTTTGAGAGATGACGAGGAGACCCACGAGATCAGGAGCGGAGTTTCAATCGGTCAGAGTTCTGAGAATTTAGTTTATGTATCGATCTCTGCCATGAGGAATCGTTGGTTCAACTAAATTTCAAGATTCAAATTAGCCTGAGTACTCTAACCTGCCCTCAGGCTGGATAGTATTGTCAAATAACCTGCAACCGCGATTCCAGGGCAAGGCACTGTGCTACAACAGTACACGTGTCACTGGGTCAGTCGGAGACAGAGTCAATTCGAACAACTTTCCAACCGTTCTCAGCAGGTGGTAATTCTGCCGTTGATCTACCGCCGTGTCTGGGGCAAGCAACCCGGCCGGTGCTACAGTGTTCCTGGTTAATTAAGACGTTGGCACAACGGTACACTCGGTCCAACGGTATGCTGCACACAGGGTCAAATGGTCGATAGGTAAACGGACTCTTACCCTGGTACTAAATTTCGAGATTCAAGTTAGACTGAGTACTCTAACCTGCCCTCAGGCTGGATAGTATTGTCAAATAACCTGCAACCGTGATTCCAGGGCAAGGCACTGTGCTACAACAGTACACGTGTCACTGGGTCAATCGGAGACAGAGTCAATTCGAACAACTTTCCAACCGTTCTCAGCAGGTGGTAATTCTGCAGTTGATCTACCGCCGTGTCTGGGGCAAGCAACCCGGCCGGTGCTACAGTGTTCCTGGTCAATTAAGACGTCGGCACAACGGTACACTCGGTCCAACGGTATGCTGCACACAGGGTCAACTGGTCGATAGGTAAACGGACTCTTACCCTGGTATCCAGCAAGTTAGAATCTTTAAGTAATTTGAGTcaggtgtcaggacccggttacgaacccgggtctcgggagtgagaaacagtcacttaaccaactgagccacgaatagtcagcagaacccagaagatgaggcagacacagcagtacttgagacggtgtatttaataaagtaaaaagtgaagtccttcaggaaaacatgtaactccacaacctcaaaaggaattccacaagaacaaggtaatccacaaggtaatcctccaagacaaaaaggtaaatccacaaggtggtaggtaaagcataaaaagcctcaaaagatactcaaaaataaataaacaagaacaaaaaacagaattccacaagagcgtccaccgggatcaacaagagtacacagaatactagggctgggtgctaacatacaaacacagagcaaagaactgagggaaactaagggtttaaatacaatcaggggaaacgaggcacaggtgcaaataataatggggatcaagggaaagcaaaaggtcaaaaagcacaatgggggcatctagtgaccaaaaaccggaacaaccctggccaaatcctgacagaatcccccccctaggaacggctcctgacgttcctaccagctctctcggggtggagggccctgaactgacgaatgaggtcagggtccagtatgtctttggcaggaacccaggagcgctcctcgggaccgtagccttcccagtccaccagatactgccaggaccgctgcacccggcgggaatccagtatccgatggacggtataagccggctggcctccaatgacacgaggcggagggggaggtctgtctgacgggacaaggggagaaaaaacaacaggttttaataaggaaatgtgaaacgtgggattaatcttaagggatctgggtaagtgtaggcgataagaaactgggttaactctcctggcaaccttaaatggaccgatgtatctttgggacagcttgcgagtctccacccgtagtggtaagtctcttgtggagagccagactctctggccggggcgcagggtaggcccgggacggcgacgtctgttggcttgttgttggtacctctgtgaggaacgcataagattaagacgggtcttcctccacataagccgacagcgtctgacaaacttcaaggctgaaggcactctgacttctgcctcctggtccgggaacaatggaggggcatagccaaactgacactcgtgcggggacataccagtggaggaggagcgcaaggtgttgtgcgcgtattcggcccaaacaataaaggacgaccatgtggacgggttgttacgaatcatacatcggagggtggtttccagctcttgattcatcctctctgtttgggcgttggactccggatggtaccctgaagatagactggcagaagctcccatgagttggcagaaggccttccaaaaccttgaggcgaactggggacctctgtcagaaaccatatcttgaggaatgccgaagactccaaacacatgattaattaccaactcagccgtttccttggcagaaggtaacttagtcagagggacgaacctggtcgcctttgaaaacctgtcgattatgactaggatagtagtattgccatgggatggaggaaggccagtaataaagtccaatgagatatgggaccagggtctgtggggaacaggtaaagggtgaaggagtccttgagggcggaggtgagaagatttgccctggcagcacacggggcaggcattgacgaaagtggcaacgtcttctcttatggtaggccaccagaacttacgctggatgaactccaaggtgcgacctacgcccggatgacaggtgagacgagaggagtgcccccacagaaggacctgagtcctcactgccttggggacaaacaaccgattggcaggacctcctttcgggtccggttcgatagcttgagctcgtctcacggtatcctcaacttgccacgagatcagagcgacgatcttagcagcaggaaggacaggcatgtccgtgtcatctcgaatggcaggagcgtagactcgggacagggcatccggtttgagattcttcgacccgggccgataggtgaggataaactggaatcgactgaagaagagagaccatctagcttgtctagagttcaaccgcttcgcctgctggatatactccagatttttgtggtccgtaagcacttgaaacgggtgagaagcccctcgagccagtgtctccattccttcaatgccatcttaaccgctaggagttcacgatc
Above is a genomic segment from Oncorhynchus masou masou isolate Uvic2021 chromosome 12, UVic_Omas_1.1, whole genome shotgun sequence containing:
- the LOC135550593 gene encoding myelin proteolipid protein-like isoform X2 — encoded protein: MGCYDCCIRCLGAVPYPSLVSTLLCFTGMALFCGCGHEALANTEVLVETYFARNIQDYVILASFIKYFQYVIYGLASFFFLYCILLLAEGFYTTSAVKQTFGEFRSTRCGRCLSLTFIIVTYVLAVIWLAVFAFTAIPVFFFFNMAQTCHNINILAETTPSISQHSWVCMDARQYGLLPWNAMPGKACGMTLASICKTKEFFVTYDLYIAAFAGAGIALLALFLYVVATTYNYAVLRFLGRKGLRC
- the LOC135550593 gene encoding myelin proteolipid protein-like isoform X1 — translated: MFPVRQPWLCKALGCYDCCIRCLGAVPYPSLVSTLLCFTGMALFCGCGHEALANTEVLVETYFARNIQDYVILASFIKYFQYVIYGLASFFFLYCILLLAEGFYTTSAVKQTFGEFRSTRCGRCLSLTFIIVTYVLAVIWLAVFAFTAIPVFFFFNMAQTCHNINILAETTPSISQHSWVCMDARQYGLLPWNAMPGKACGMTLASICKTKEFFVTYDLYIAAFAGAGIALLALFLYVVATTYNYAVLRFLGRKGLRC